The following coding sequences are from one Natrarchaeobaculum sulfurireducens window:
- the hemG gene encoding protoporphyrinogen oxidase, translating into MNIGVVGAGMSGLSLVHSLADREVDVVAFESREDPGGVVQSRRIDGHVLELGPQRLRLTPGIESMVTDLGLEDELRLGEDQPIYIYHDGDLHVAPLSVRDALTTDLLSIRGKLRILLEPLYGPAKPDESVDAFLTRKFGRQASRRYLGPLYSGLYGTHPDDMLVEYSLGRALENAGIDRSVLLWIVRKLLQGRDPPAICTFEDGLGVLPNRLYEAHADAIELGTAVESIHESGDGYDLETDDGVTTVDEVVLTTPAPVCADLLADVDSDLAATIRRFNYNPIGMVYLESDFDGTGIGTLVPPDSSAQISGLTWNASFLGRDRLFTCYVDPLSTPGMVEQSDDELGQVAAREFERITGAAATPIHVHRWEPGMPAYDRSWRAMDDLELPPGIHLCTNFVDRPGIPGRIRAASRLERELTD; encoded by the coding sequence ATGAACATCGGTGTCGTCGGGGCCGGAATGTCCGGACTCTCCCTCGTCCATTCACTCGCCGATCGAGAGGTCGACGTCGTCGCGTTCGAATCGCGCGAGGACCCTGGGGGAGTCGTCCAGAGTCGACGTATCGACGGACACGTCCTCGAGTTGGGGCCACAACGGCTCCGGTTGACGCCGGGAATCGAATCGATGGTCACGGATCTCGGCCTCGAAGACGAGTTACGGCTAGGGGAAGACCAGCCGATCTACATCTACCACGACGGCGACCTCCACGTCGCCCCACTGTCGGTTCGCGACGCGCTCACGACTGACCTGCTCAGTATCCGAGGGAAGCTTCGAATCCTTCTCGAGCCGCTGTACGGACCGGCGAAACCGGACGAGAGCGTCGACGCGTTTCTCACCAGGAAATTCGGCCGACAGGCGTCCCGACGCTATCTCGGGCCGCTGTACAGCGGTCTGTACGGGACACACCCGGATGACATGCTCGTCGAGTACTCACTCGGCCGGGCCCTCGAGAACGCGGGAATCGACCGGAGCGTGCTTCTGTGGATCGTCAGAAAGCTCCTCCAGGGACGCGACCCACCAGCGATCTGTACGTTCGAGGACGGCCTCGGTGTGCTCCCTAATCGCCTCTATGAGGCCCACGCGGACGCTATCGAACTCGGAACCGCCGTCGAATCGATTCACGAGAGCGGCGACGGCTACGACCTCGAGACCGACGACGGCGTCACGACCGTCGACGAAGTCGTCCTGACGACACCCGCGCCGGTGTGTGCGGACCTGCTCGCGGACGTCGATTCCGATCTCGCGGCGACGATCCGACGGTTCAACTACAACCCCATCGGGATGGTCTATCTCGAGTCGGATTTCGATGGGACAGGGATCGGCACGCTCGTCCCGCCGGACTCGAGCGCCCAGATCAGCGGCCTGACCTGGAACGCCAGTTTCCTCGGCCGCGATCGACTCTTTACCTGTTACGTCGATCCGCTGAGCACTCCCGGGATGGTCGAACAGTCGGACGACGAGCTCGGACAGGTCGCTGCCAGGGAGTTCGAACGCATCACTGGCGCGGCTGCGACGCCGATCCACGTCCATCGCTGGGAGCCGGGAATGCCCGCCTACGACCGCTCCTGGCGAGCGATGGACGACCTCGAGTTACCGCCCGGAATCCACCTCTGTACGAACTTCGTCGACCGACCGGGGATTCCTGGCCGCATCCGTGCTGCTTCGCGACTCGAACGCGAACTCACCGACTGA